GAGTAGGTATCCTCCTTCTGGTCCGATGACCTCTAGTTTGCCTGTGAGGGGGTTGGGTTTGAGCCCTAGGGTTTCTAGGGCGTGGGTGCCTAGTAGAGGTGTGGGTGTGTCGAGTTCGGCTACGAAAGCAGGTCCTCTTCTGCCTTCCGCTTCCACCTCAGCCAAGTAGAGCTTCGCTCTAACCCTTCTTTTGTCTGCGAGTGTCAGCTCCACGTTGAAGGGTGTTTCGAGGAGCCCGGTTTCAGAAACGGTTTTGGGGTCGAGCACGATGTAAGCTGAGCCGGTGTCAACCAGCGCCCTAACGCTCTTTGATTTCTTTCCTCTGATAATGAGGTCTAAGTAGGTGTAGCCCACTTCAACCACAATGTTTAATGATCAGCTTAACTATATATTTTCATCGCTTGTGTCGGTTGCGCTAGTTCTTTCTCCGCCTCCTTTATGTCCTTTTGTCTATCAGCAGAAAATACTACTTAGCGTCTATAAGTCTATCTATTTTGAAACCGCTATCTACGGCTCTTCTGGTGTAGGTATTGTGTGCTAGGGGTCTTCTTTCTGGTCTGCGTGATGAACTCGCTTCTGTTCTAAGGTTCTCGGCTGCCTCGCATCGTGGTGTAGCTGGTATTTTGACGTTATGTTTCGTCAATCTACTTGCTCTTCTCCTTAATCTTCGACTGTAGGCTGTTGACGTATGCTTCCACTTTGCTGAACCATCTATCAAACTCTTCTTTTACTCTATCCTTGGGGTAGTTTCCGTTGTAGAAGTAGTTTATGTGGAGTGTGCTGATGAATTCGTCGAAGCTCGCTCTATGTGGCTCGGGCAAACCTCTTCTGATGGGGCCCCATCTGCTAACGTCTGTCGAGAGGTAGACCATAGAGGCTATTCTAGCGGCGTGGAAGAGCGCGTCAAATGCTTCTCTGCAGAGTCTATCTCTGTCGAGCGGGTTGGCTGTTTCCAGCGCGAGCTTCAGAAGCGAGGATGCTACTCTAAGTGAAGATTTAGCTTCTTCAAATGTTGGGTCGCCAAGCTCCCGACCGTATTTGAATAGGTATTCGCCGCTACCGTACAGTATCTTAAAAGCCCCTAAGACCCCTCTTAAAAGCCCCTCACTAGGCTTCTCGTCGACGCTGAAGACTAGTATATCGATGTTAACAGGCAGGTCGTTGGAGTTCACGGCTTCAAGATATCTGGCGTAGTCTTTAGTCCTCTTGGTTATCACGAGGAGGTCTATATCCCTAGAGTACTTCGGTCCGTAAACAGATGAACCGAACTGTATTATCTCAACTATATCTTCATCGCACTTCACGAGCCTCCTACAGAGCTCCTCCAAATACTCTTCTTTCATTTCTTCACGATACCTCTCACTCTATCTTGCCTCAGCCTGGTATTTGGATTTTACGTGTTCACGGTTCCGTTGAAGCTTTAAGAACTCCTCTTTGCTTGCGCCTGCTAGGTATTCTTCGATGAGTATCTTTGGGTCCTTTCTCATAGGATTGGCTTCTGCCCCTTTAGAATCCTATCTTTTAGTAGTGGGTGTAGTGAGTTGTATGTTGACACATCGACCCTTCTGCCTAGGGTTTCTTCGAGCTCGATCTTTAAGCCGGCTAGGTCTAGTAGGCTCTTACCAGGCTCGAATTCGACTAGGATGTCTACGTCGCTTTCCTCGCTTCCCTCACCTCTGGCTAGTGAGCCGAATATTGCTGCCTTCTTTACGCCGAAGCGCTTCAACACTGGTAGTATTTGCCCGCTGAGTTTCTCAACATCTACACACAACGTCGTTCACTTCTACTGTCCGAAGCTTCTTCTAGGCTCCTCTCCCCAATTGAGGTTTTCCATCGTGGCTCACGCATATAGCACCATACCTGCCTTCCTCTGCTATGACCTTCCATATGGGTCGAAGACTATTAAAAGAGCACCCTAAGTAGCAATGGTACGAGTATTGTTGAAGCTAATGTTACTACGATGGCGACTAGAGATGCTTTCATAACCCCGTATAGGTCGTCTATTCTTCTGTTTACTTCGCTGACCCTCGCATCCACATACAATTTCAGCTCAGCAGCGAGCTTCTCCATATCCTCTTTAGAGGCCTTCCTCAAGGACTCCATATCCTTCTTCAAGCCCTCTACGTCTTCCCTCAAGGATTCTATATCCTTCTTTAAACCCTCCATAGCTACCTTCAAGTTCTCTACGTCTTCTTTTAAACCCTCTATCTCTGCCTTCGTAGCTACCCTTAAGTTCTCTATTTCCTCTTTCGTAGCCTTCTTTAAACCCTCTATGTCATCTTTTGTCGCCATCTCCTTCGATACCGCTAGAAGCATCGCCCTCCTCAGCTGCCTGTTTCTCAAAGCCTCTGGGATCAGTTCTTCAGCCAGGGCTCTCCTAAGCTCCTCATCCCTCCTAAGCTCCTCCAGAAGCTGTCTACCAGTGGACATGCCTTCGCCTAGAAGAATCGCCATCTTCCAATATAAAGGTAGCTGTGGAATTGCTTCTCTTCAATTAACCTCTCCTAAACATTAGTAAGACCAGCGGCGGTGACTAGAACCCACGGGGGATCACATTTGTCGATATCTCACCCACGAGTTTTGGTTGATTGGTTTATTTTCTATTCAGCTTGGTGTCAGGTGTGTTTGGAGCATTAGGGGTAGCCCTTTGACGAGTTTACCCGTCGTTGGATCCACCTTGTAGCCCATCTGCTCTAAGGCTACTGCGCCTATTAGTGGTGTTGTGCCCTTAGGTCTTTTGATGATCGGTGATTGAGCTATTCTATCCTCTATCTTTATTATTGCGTTGGCCACAAGTTCCACACTTCTGGCTCCCTCTGCGGTTTCTGCTGGGTGTTCGCCTAGGCTCGGTAAAGCGAGCTCAGCGATTATTTCCTCGGGGAGGGCTGGGAAGGTTGCCTCGGTGTCGACTAAGGCTTCCACCTCAGCCTTCTTCACATCGCCTAGTTTCAGCTTCCCCTCTAAGTATTGGATGTAGTGGGAAGCGTTGTAGAATGTAGCCTTCACATAGGTGTGCCCCAACGTATCCGCCTCAAAAAGATGATTGTATAAGCGTCTAAAATGTTTTTGCGCTTTGAGCCCCCAGCGCTGAGCGGAAACCAACGGCTCCTTAGGTGCCTGTGTATTTTTAGAGTAGTAGAGTTGCTCCAGTTAATTTAACGCCCTCCTTCGGATCTAATGTTACTCCATACTTATCCATGGTACCAGAACCTACTATTAGTTCTGGTAGACGTATTCTCCCACCCTCCACTTCAATCTCCTCGATGAATTCATCTACGATGAATACTGTTTCAGGGAGAACGAAGCCGTCTACTACTATGATGATCTGAGCATATTTGTCCACTTGAATGAATTCTCCATCGATCCAGTAGAGCTTTATGGGCTTGCCGAGCTTCAACCACTTGGCACCAAAGCTTTCCTCGAAGAACTTCCGCTGAACAGCTGTAATCCCCGAGCCGCTGTCGAATAGAGCGGTGCAATTAACCTCCCTATCCAGAAACCTTATCCCTACACTCTTCAAGACACGCATCAGCTATACCAAAAAGATGATAGAAGCCGGGGTAAATAAGTATTCTTTTGTTGACCCCAATTCATGTGGCTGTGCGAGCCGATGTGAAGCAAGCCTTTTGTGCGGCTCTTGGGTAGAATCTACTTCTTCAGCCAGCTTCACCTAATCCTGTAGTGGTTCTGCTGATGCCAACCCGCCCATCTAAAACTCACATAGCTAGAGTGTAATAAAAGGTGCTGTTAACTTAAGGGCTGCTCACCTCCTGGTGTCCTTTCAAGCTTTCCAGTCACTGAGTTCACTTTGAAGCCTAGGACTTCGATGGTGGTGTATCCGATTATGGGCATCTCTTCATCTCCCCCGATTGCTATAAGGATGGGTCTCTTGACGCCTTCTATCTCAACTTCACCTGGTGCGAGGTCTCTTTTCATGGTTCTTCCATCCCCTAGCATGACCTCAGCTTCGTATTTGGTTTGGAGCCCTATCTTGGAAGCCGCAGACCTCGGAATCTTCGTGAAAGTTGCCCCAGTATCTACAAGCCCCTCTAGCT
The Nitrososphaerota archaeon DNA segment above includes these coding regions:
- a CDS encoding nucleotidyltransferase domain-containing protein, which translates into the protein MKEEYLEELCRRLVKCDEDIVEIIQFGSSVYGPKYSRDIDLLVITKRTKDYARYLEAVNSNDLPVNIDILVFSVDEKPSEGLLRGVLGAFKILYGSGEYLFKYGRELGDPTFEEAKSSLRVASSLLKLALETANPLDRDRLCREAFDALFHAARIASMVYLSTDVSRWGPIRRGLPEPHRASFDEFISTLHINYFYNGNYPKDRVKEEFDRWFSKVEAYVNSLQSKIKEKSK
- a CDS encoding nucleotidyltransferase family protein, with translation MCVDVEKLSGQILPVLKRFGVKKAAIFGSLARGEGSEESDVDILVEFEPGKSLLDLAGLKIELEETLGRRVDVSTYNSLHPLLKDRILKGQKPIL
- a CDS encoding DUF1640 domain-containing protein, with amino-acid sequence MAILLGEGMSTGRQLLEELRRDEELRRALAEELIPEALRNRQLRRAMLLAVSKEMATKDDIEGLKKATKEEIENLRVATKAEIEGLKEDVENLKVAMEGLKKDIESLREDVEGLKKDMESLRKASKEDMEKLAAELKLYVDARVSEVNRRIDDLYGVMKASLVAIVVTLASTILVPLLLRVLF
- a CDS encoding retroviral-like aspartic protease — protein: MRVLKSVGIRFLDREVNCTALFDSGSGITAVQRKFFEESFGAKWLKLGKPIKLYWIDGEFIQVDKYAQIIIVVDGFVLPETVFIVDEFIEEIEVEGGRIRLPELIVGSGTMDKYGVTLDPKEGVKLTGATLLL